GCAGCAATTCACAGGGATCGGTCGGGCGGTCATCGGTCAGGGTATCGAGCAGGGTCTTGTCCGAGTCCGGCCCCAGGGACACGTCCACCGAAGACACACGCTCATTCAGGCCGAGCATGCGCTTGACCTCGCCAACCGGCTTTTCCAGCAGGTTGGCGATCTCTTCGGCGGAAGGCTCATGGTCGAGCTTCTGGGTCAGCTCACGGGCGGCGCGCAGGTAGACATTCAGCTCCTTGACCACGTGAATCGGCAGGCGAATGGTGCGCGTCTGGTTCATGATCGCCCGCTCGATGGTCTGGCGAATCCACCAGGTCGCGTAGGTGGAGAAGCGGAATCCGCGTTCGGGGTCGAACTTTTCCACCGCGCGGATCAGGCCCAGGTTGCCTTCTTCGATCAGGTCGAGCAGCGACAGGCCCCGGTTGACATAACGCCTGGCGATCTTCACCACCAAACGCAGGTTGCTTTCGATCATCCGCTTACGCCCAGCGGGATCGCCCTTCTGCGCCAGGCGCGCGAAGAACACCTCCTCTTCGGGAGTGAGCAGGGGAGAGAAGCCGATTTCGTTGAGGTACAGCTGAGTGGCGTCGAGCGCCCGAGTGTAGTCGATGTATTTATGCTGCTTGCTGCTGGTGGAATTCTTGGCCTTAGCGCGAGAAGCCGGCGCTGGCTTCTCCTCTTTCGACCCGCCGTCCAGAACGATGCCCGGCTCCATCAGGAGCACTTCATCGTCGACGTCAAACTCCGGCGTTTCTTTTTTTTTGAGAGCCATTGTGGTTGCTCCTTGCTGAGTTCGACAGCAAGCCCGAGCGTTGCCTGGATCCTTGGCTACACTAGAGCCCGTTCCTCCTACGAAATGGAACAGGCTGGCGACCGATCAACGACGCGGCAGGTATTGCAATGGGTCTACAGGTTTACCCTGACGGCGAATCTCGAAGTGGAGTTTCACCCGGTCGGTTCCCGTGGAACCCATCTCGGCAATTGTCTGTCCGGCCTTGACCCGCTGCCCCTCCCGTACCAACAGCCTGCGGTTATGTCCGTAGGCACTGACGTAGGTATCGCTGTGTTTGATGATCAATAACTCGCCGTAGCCCCGTAAACCACTCCCGGCGTACACCACTGACCCATCAGACGCAGCTAAAACAGGCTGGCCCAATTCCCCCGCGATATCAATGCCTTTATTCAAACTGCCGTTTGAGGAAAAGCGCCCTATCACTGCGCCATTTGATGGCCAGGCCCAGCCGGTCGCGGAGCGCTGAACCGGCTGCACCGGCGTGGTCGCCGGGGTCACCTGAACCGGTGCCTTTGGCGCGCTGCGTACCGTCGCCGGAGGGGCCTGAATAGCGGGCGCTGGCTGCACGACAGGCGCCGGGCGGGTCATCACCGGCGCCGATTTCGCCACCACGACCGGGGGCGTGGTGCGATGGCCATCGAAGCGAATGACCTGCCCGACCCGGATCAGGTAGGGCGCGGTGATGCCGTTGCGGGCCGCCAGCGCCTTCCAGTCCCAGCCGAAGCGAAAGGCGATCGAATACAGGGTATCGCCACGGCGCACCACGTACTGGCCACTGGTCACGGTCGGGCGTTGTTGAGTCGCGGCGCGATGGGCACGGTCGACCACCTGCACCCCACCGGACGGCGGGCTGGCGCAGCCACTCAACAGCACGCCCAGCAGCAGTCCACTCAACAGGCAACGGGCACTGCTGCAGCGAATTCGCGATTGAATGGCAGTGAAGCTCACCCGTGTCTCCCTAATCTGGCTACTGGCGTGGGGTAGTAGGCGCGTATTGTGCCGTAATTAATCGCGGCAACCAGCGTTTTGCTGGAGACGTGCAGCCAGCCACTCCAGGCCGAGCACCAGCAGCACCCCGAACAGGGCCA
The genomic region above belongs to Pseudomonas benzenivorans and contains:
- the rpoS gene encoding RNA polymerase sigma factor RpoS, coding for MALKKKETPEFDVDDEVLLMEPGIVLDGGSKEEKPAPASRAKAKNSTSSKQHKYIDYTRALDATQLYLNEIGFSPLLTPEEEVFFARLAQKGDPAGRKRMIESNLRLVVKIARRYVNRGLSLLDLIEEGNLGLIRAVEKFDPERGFRFSTYATWWIRQTIERAIMNQTRTIRLPIHVVKELNVYLRAARELTQKLDHEPSAEEIANLLEKPVGEVKRMLGLNERVSSVDVSLGPDSDKTLLDTLTDDRPTDPCELLQDDDLSQSIDQWLSELTDKQREVVVRRFGLRGHETCTLEEVGQEIGLTRERVRQIQVEALKRLREILESNGLSSDALFQ
- a CDS encoding peptidoglycan DD-metalloendopeptidase family protein, coding for MSFTAIQSRIRCSSARCLLSGLLLGVLLSGCASPPSGGVQVVDRAHRAATQQRPTVTSGQYVVRRGDTLYSIAFRFGWDWKALAARNGITAPYLIRVGQVIRFDGHRTTPPVVVAKSAPVMTRPAPVVQPAPAIQAPPATVRSAPKAPVQVTPATTPVQPVQRSATGWAWPSNGAVIGRFSSNGSLNKGIDIAGELGQPVLAASDGSVVYAGSGLRGYGELLIIKHSDTYVSAYGHNRRLLVREGQRVKAGQTIAEMGSTGTDRVKLHFEIRRQGKPVDPLQYLPRR